The nucleotide window GCCGTAACCGACGGCTGGCGTACGCCGGAGCTGGCACAACGGATTCGCGAGCACGGCCGGTGGCGGACGGTCCCGTACCGGGACGAGGGCGCGTCGGCGCGGCCCGGCGCACCGGCGACGATCGACCCGAGGACGCTCTCGGCGGCCTTGGACGACCTGCTGCCGCCCGACCGGACGGTGGTGGTCGACTCGGGCAACTTCATGGGCTACCCGTCGATGTGGCTCGACGTGCCGGACGTGGCCGGATTCTGTTTCACCCAGGCGTTCCAGTCGATCGGGCTCGGTCTGGCCAGTGCGCTCGGCGCGGCGGTCGCCCGGCCGGACCGGCTCACCGTCGCCGCGGTCGGCGACGGTGGCTTCGTCATGTCCGCGACCGAACTGGTCACCGCCGTCCGGCTGGCGCTACCCCTGCTCGTGGTGATCTACGACGACGCGGCGTACGGCGCCGAGGTGCACCACTTCGGCCCGGACGGGCACCCGTTGGAGACTGTCACCTTCCCCGAGACCGACCTGGCCGCGATAGCCCGCGGTTACGGCTGCGACGGGCTGACCGTCCGGACCGTCGACGATCTCGGACCGGTACGCCGCTGGCTCGCCGGCCCCCGCACCCGGCCGCTGGTGATCGACGCCAAGGTCTGCGCGGAGCGAGGCTCATGGTGGTTGGAGGAGGCGTTCCGCGGTCACTGAGCCGAGGTCGGTGACAGGTCGTCATAGCTCGCGTACGGTGGCGCGGTGGCCACTGTTTGGACCCTGGGATGCGATGCCGCCGATCCCCAGCGGATCGCTGCTTTCTGGGCGTTGGCCCTCGGCTACGTCAAGGAAACCGGCTTTGACGAGCCCGACAACGCGTCCATCGTTGACCCGGACGGCCGGGGCCCTGCCATTGCCTTCCTCAAGGTCCCCGAGGGCAAGTCAGCCAAGAACCGTATGCACGTCGACATTCGAGTGGCAGGTCCGGGCTCTGCGGACATGGCCGAGCGCGCCCTGCTGATCCGGCAGAAAGTGCCCGACCTGGTTGCGGCCGGTGCGACGGTGGTCCGCGAGGAATGGTACGGGGACGTCCTCGGGCACGTCGTCATGCTCGACCCCGAGGGCAACGAGTTCTGCGTCGCTTGATGCCCTGATCGGAGCAGCACCGGCGGGCCCGTTTGCTGGTGGAGCCGGAGGGTAGGTGAAATCCATGACTACGCCCGAGCAGAGCCAGCAGGAGAGAGCCCTCGAGACCGGCGCTGTGTATCAGGACGCCGAGGGGCGCCGTACGACTGATCCAGGCTCCGGGGCTGCGAACGCCGACAGCGAGGCCGACCGCAACGCGGAACACCTGAGGCAGGGCGAGGTCGGCCCGCGCGTCCCAGAGGAGTAGCGGCCCGGGGTGTGTGTGGAAACCACCTCGGGGTAGCGGTAGGGAGCGAGCCGGAACCCCCAAGGAGGACGAGATGACGGATCCCAGGTACGTACCGATCGGACTGGCCGACGCCGGACGGCTGGTCGACGACGACGGCGCGGGCGCCGATCCGGCCGGGGAGATCGTCGGCGCGGACGACGCGAGGGCGGACGCCGCCCGGACCGGTGCCGATGTGGACCTGTCCCGCGCGGCCCGTGACGGCGACGGCACCCCGATCGGCGCGGCGGACGCCCAGGCCGACCGTGACCGTGCCGCCGGCGACGGGTAGCCAGGCCGAGCGCTGCCCCCGCGGTCGGTGCCGGCACCTCTCGGGTCGCCGGCACCGCCCCGCCCGGTTCCTGGTGCCCTACCCGAAGATCCACGGGACACACCGGGCAGTGGCGGCCGGCCGGAGCCCAGCGGGCATTCGCGGCCGCCCGGCCCTGGTCAGCGCTGAGCTTTTCCGGCTGCCCGGTCCACCAGGGCCTGAGCCACGTCGCGGAGCTTGCGATTGGAGTCCTGCGACACCTTCGCCAGGATGTTGAACGCTTCGGTGGCGGTGCACCGGCGCTCGGCCATGATGATGCCCTTCGCCTGTTCGATGACCGCGCGGCTGGCCATGGCATCCTGCATCTGGCGGGCGAGGTTCGCGGTGCTCTCGTAGAGCTGGGCGTTGGCCAGGGCGACGGCGGCGTACGCGGCGAAGGTCTCCAGCACGGCGACTGTGTCGTCGTCGAAGGCGTGCGGGGTGCGGGCATAGACGTTGAGCGCGCCGACGACCGCCTCCTGGATCGGCATGCCGACCGACAAGGAGCTGCCAACTCCCGCCTTGCGGCCGCGTTCGGCCCAGTCGGGCCAGCGATCTTCGGCGGTGAGGTCGGGCACGGAAAGGATGTCGCCGGCGGTGGCGGCGGCCAGACACGGGCCGCTTCCCTGGGCGTACTGCCGCTCGTCCATGTCGAGGGCCAGCTCGTCGGTGAACGCCGCGGTGTGCCCGATCCCGCCGCGAACCAGCGTGACCGACACCTCGACCGGCACCGTTAGCACCCGTTTGGCCAGTTCCGCGACGCGCTGCAGAACGTCGTCGAGACTGGTCTCACCGAGCTTGATCCGGCCGAGTTCGGCGAAGGCGTCGGCGGGGTCCGTCGGCGAGTGGGTCATGCCACAGGGTCCTCACGGCCGGCGCGCCCGTCGAAGAACCAGAGATCGGGATGGCGGGCGTGCGGTTGGCAGCCCGCGTGTCGCGGACCGCTGCACGGACCCCCATCGGGGCGGAGCCGGGACCAACGCCGGTTGCTCGACGCCGATTCGCCACATCCGGTACGCGGATGTGGGCTACAGGACCGCCAGAATACCCGGGCTGTCAGTCGGCGACGACGAGCGCCTGGGGTGCAGCGGCCTTCATCCGGGTACGCAGCCACTTGAGCTGGATCGCCGTTTCGCCTTCGCAGCGTCGCACGACTGAGAGCAGCTCCTCGTCGCGGACACCGTAGGCGGCCTGGCCGACGACGGTCCAGGTGATGTCGCACTCGGCGGCCATCAGGTACAGGTCCTGGAGGTCACGCAGGAGGCCGATGCCGCCGGTGCGGGTCCCGGTGAACAGTTCCGAGTGCAACCGGTCGGGTTCGTCGGGGGCGTCCTCGGAGTAGCGGACCACGAACGGGTGCAGCTGTTCGGCGTACGCGTCGCAGCGCTTCGCCTGCTGCTGGCAGAGGTGCTCGATGTCGGGTTCCTCGGCGTGCGCGTCGGCGACCTGTCGGAACGCGTCGGCCAGGTTGACCTGCGCGCGGTGCAGGAGACCGAGGTAGTGGGCGAGGTGCACGGCTCACTCCCTCCCGCTGGTGGCCTCGGCTGCCGGCCCACCAACTGTGGGCGGCACGTCAGCGTCCGCTGGTGGTGCGCTGCCGCCGACGGTCGGCGCCGGCGAGGGTACGCCCCGCCCGTCGGCGAGTTTCGTCACGGCGACGGCGGCGACCTTGAAGAGGGGCTGCTTGGACACCGGGTCCCAGGCGGTGATCGTCAACTCGTTCGCCGCTCGCGGACTGCGGTCGGTCGGATCCTGGTCGAAGTAGCCGTAGTGGAACGGCAGGAAGACCACGCCGGGGCGGATGCCGCAGAGCCGGGCGCGGGCCTGGATGGCGCCGCGGGCTGAGGAGACGCCGACCAGGTCGCCCTCGACGATGCCGAACCGGGCCGCGTCGGCGGGGTTGAGCTCCACCCACACGTCCGGTGCCGCCTGGTTGAGTTGCGGGGCGCGGCCGGTCTTGGTGCGGGTGTGGAACTGGTAGACGGTACGGCCGGTGGTGAGCAGCAGCGGGTGCTCCTCGTCGGGCACCTCGGCTGAGGGCTGGTAGTCGACGGTGTGCAGGAACGCCCGCCCGTTCGGTTCCTTGGCCCGGTACTCCGCCTCGGTGAACTCCGCGCCGGTGGCCAGGTCCTGGCCGTACGTCTCGCAGTAGTCGGGGTCGGTGGGGAAGTGTCCGTCGGTGTAGAGGCGCTCGGTGCCGTCGGGATGCTCCTCGGTGCAGGGCCACTGGATGCCGGAGCCGCCGCGCAACCTGTCGTAGGTGATGCCGGAGTAGTCGCACGGCCGACCCCGCGAACACTCCTTCCACGCCTCGAACACCTCCTCCGGCCCGCTCCAGTCGATCAGCGGCTGACCGTCGCGGTCGCGGAAGTCCATCCGGCGGGCGTAGTCGAGGAAGATGTCCAGGTCCGGGCGGGCCTCCCCGGGCGGGTCGACGGCCTTGTCGGAGATGTGGACGGTCCGGTCGACGCTGGTGAACGTGCCGGTCTTCTCGCCCCAGGTGGCGGCGGGCAGCACGACGTCGGCGAACTCAGCGGTCTCGGTGAGGAAGAGGTCCTGGACCACCACGAACAGCTCCGGCCGGGTCAGGATCTGCCGGATCCGGTGCAGCTCCGGCAGCGAGACGGCCGGATTGGTGGCGGAGATCCAGAGCAGTTTGATCGAGCCTTGCTCGGCGTACCGGAAAATCTGCATGGCGTGCGTCGGCGGCGCCCAGTGCGGGATGGTGTCCACGTCCACGTTCCACAGCCGGGCCAGCTCCTCGATGTGCCGCTCGTTGTCCCAGTTGCGCAGGCCGGGCAGGTCGCCGTCAGCGCCGGTCTCCCGGGTGTTCTGGGCGGTGGGCTGGCCGTTCATCTGGTAGATCCCGGCGCCCGGCCGGCCGATCATCCCCCGAACGAGGTGCAGGTTGTTGACGGCGCAGGCAGCGGCGGTGGCCTGGTTCGACTGGTAGAAGCCCTGCAGCACCGTCGACAGCAACCGCTGTGAGCCGCCGAGCAGTTCGGCGGCGCGCTCCACGTCGGCGGCCGGCACGTCGCAGATCTCAGCGACCCGCTGCGGCGGGTAGCCGTCGACGATCCGGCACAGCTCGTCGAAACCCACTGTGTGCGCGTCGACGTAGTCGTGGTCGTACCAGCCGCGCCGGACGATCTCCCGGAGCAGGCCGTTCAGCAGGGCCACGTTGGTGCCGTTACGCACTGCGAGGTGCACGTCGGCCTCCCGGGCGACCGGGGTGGCGCGCGGGTCCACCGCCAGCATCGCCGGCGGGTTGGGGCCACGGCGTCGGTCCAGCATCCGCATCCACAGCACCGTCTGCGTCTCGGCGACGTTGTGACCCCACAACGCGATCGCGTCGCAGTGGTCCACGTCGGTGTACGAGCCGGGCTGCCCGTCGGTGCCGAAGCTCGCCTTCAGCGCCGCCGCCGCGGTTGCCGTGCACAGCCGGGTGTTGCCGTCCATGTGTGGCGTGCCCAGGCCCGCCTTACCGATCACACCGAGCGTGTAGTACTCCTCCAGGAACAGTTGCCCGGTGGTGTAGAAGCCGAAGTGCCCCCACCCACCCGGCCCGTCGAGGAGTTCTCTCGACCGGGCCACGATCCGGCCCATCGCGGTGTCCCAGTCCGACTCGACCAGGCGATCGCCGTCGCGGACCAGCGGTCGGGTCAACCGGTCCGGGCTGTGGTTGGCCTGCCAGCCGTACAGGTCCTTCGGGTCGACCCGACCCCGGTTGATCCGGTCCACGGCCCGCCCGCGTACCCCGACGATCCGCCCGTCGGCGACCCCGATGTCCAGCGCGTCGCCGTTGGAGTGCAGTACCGACGCCGACTGCACCCACCGGTCCACGTCGGCATCGGTCCGGCCGTCGGCCAGGTACCGGTCCACCCGCACCGGCCACTGCTGTCCCGGCCCGTACGGGGTCCGCTCACCCCACGGGTCGGCGATCCGGTCCACCATGACGTCCTCCTTCCGGCGCCGGCGGGGGCGCCGCCCACAGCGGCATCGGCCGGCCCGACAACCGTCCGTACAGCCAGTCGACGACCGTGACCAGCACCACCGCGCCGGCCGCGACGAGCAGCTGGGTCGGGGTACGCAGCAGGCCCAGGCTCACGATCAGTGTGGTTGCACCCGCCGGGGCGTGTGACGCCTTCAGCAGCACCAGCACCGATGCGGTCACCGCCAGCGACCCGGCCACCGCCACGATCCTCATCCCGGTCACCCCCTCCTGGAGCGACGAGGGTTCGTCGGCAAGCCCGCAGGCCACCAGGAACAGGTACCCGGCCAGCAGGGCCACCCCGTGGCCGATGAACGTGTTGCGCGGCGAAGACTCGGGCGATCCCGGCTTCTCCACGTGCAACATCACCGCCGGCCCCAGACTGGGGAACAGCCACGGCTGGTGCGTGACGAGTGCGACCAGCCCGGCGAGCGCCACCGCCAGCGCACCGCCCGCGAAGGCGTGCGCGGAGCGCCCCGCTCGGCCCATCACGTTCTCCCTGTCGCTCGTGCCGCTCCGCGTCTGCTCGGGGACGTTCCTCCCGAGAACCATTCGTCATGCCCGTTCGGGCCTGCACGAACTCCGGCCCTACCCCAGGCCGGCGGGCCGAACCGGACAGACAGCACCAACCGGGCGAGGTCAGAGGATTGGCTTGCCTCCGGTGACCGGAATGATCGCCCCGGAGATGTAGCTCGCCTCGTCGGAGGCGAGGAGTACGTATGCGGGGGCGACCTCTTTCGGCTGGCCAGGGCGTCCCAGCGGGGTGTTCTTGCCGAACTGTTCGACCTGCTCCGGTGGCATGGTGGATGGGATCAACGGCGTCCAGATCGGCCCCGGGGCGACGCTGTTGACCCTGATCCCGCGTTCGCCGAGCATCTGCGCCAGCCCTGCCGTGAAGTTCGCGATCGCGCCCTTGGTGGTCGCGTAGGGCAGGAGGGTCGGGCGTGGCTGGTCGGAGTTGATGGAGGCGGTGTTGATGATCGACGCCCCCTCACCGAGGTGGGGGAGGGCGGCGCGGACGAGCCGGAACATCGCCGTGATGTTGACATCGAAGGTGTGCTGCCACTCCTCGTCGGTGACCTCCTCAATGGTCTCGTGGGTCATCTGGTAGGCCGCGTTGTTGACGAGGATGTCGATGCCGCCGAGGTCCGCGACGGCTCGATCCACCACGGCCTGACACTGCGAGACGTCGCGGAGGTCGCCCCCGACGAGGACCGCCCGGCGACCTGCCTCCTGGACGAGCTTCGCGGTCTGCTGGGCGTCCTCGTGCTCGCTCAGGTAGGAGATGAGCACATCGGCGCCCTCGCGGGCGAACGCGATGGCCACCGCTCGGCCGATGCCGCTGTCACCGCCGGTGATGATGGCCCTCTTGCCGGCCAGACGCCCCGAGCCCCGGTACGACTCCTCGCCGTGATCCGGTTTGTGGCGCATGGCGCCCAAGGTGCCGGGTGGGCGCTGTTGCGGCTCCGACTGCTGGTCATCACTCACGTGCTGCTCCTCGGGGAGGGGTGCGAGGCAGGTCCCAGTGGGGGATGCCCTCCGCCGGCGGCTCGAAACACGCGTGGAGACGTTTGGCCGGTGTCGTACGCGCGCACCCCGGTGGTCCGGGGGCAGATGGCAGACTCACGGCGTGGACGACGTGGCCGCATCGACGGTGGATGGTGAGCTGGAGAGTGTCAGCCTGGTGGACCTCGCCGTCTCTCGGCTGACCCGGGAAATCCTCAGCGGCAAGAGCGACCCGGGCGAGCGCCTGGTGGAGGAGCAGTTGACCCGGCGGCTGGGGATCAGCCGGGCCCCGTTGCGGGAGGCGCTGCGGTTGCTGGCCCAGCAGGGGCTGGTCGAGCACGTGCCCCGGCGTGGGGTCCGGGTAGCCACCCTGTCGGACCGCGACGTGCGGGAGCTGTACGAGCTGCGTGACGTGTTGGAACGCTTCTCGGTGCGGGCGGGGATCCCGGTCGGTCGGGAGAGCGACCTCGCCGGGCTGCGAGCGACACTGGACCAGTTGCGGGAGGCGACCCGGGTCGGTGACCGGATGGCGGTCGCCGAGTCACACCGGGAGTTCCACGTCGCGCTGGTGGCGCTCGCCGGTAACCGGCAGCTCTCTGCCGTGTACGGCTCGATTCTGGTGAAGCTCCAGCTCTACATGGCGATCAACCTGCGCCGGGAGGCGGAGCTGGCGCAGCCGCTGGACGGGGTCCACCGGCACGAGCGGTTGTTCGAGGCGGTCGCCGGGGGAGACCCGGAGGAGGTGCTGACCGTGCTCTCCGGGCACGGCGCGCGCTCGTACCTCGGCTAGCTCGGGTCAGCCGTGGGCTGGCGGGCCGAGGCCACGCGCCGTCATGTCGTCGTTACGTCGCGCGCAGTTTCCCGTAACAGAACAGTCGACAATCGACTGTATGCCAGAGCGAGTAGGGTCCATTGCGGAGCTTCGGTCGGCGTACCGCGAGGGCGGCCTGACCCCGACGGACCAAGCCGAACGCATCCTGGACGGGTTCGCCGGGCACGACGACGGGCCGGTCTGGATCAGCACCGTCCCGGCCGACCGCCTGCGTGAGCGCGCCGAATCGCTGACCCGCCACGGTGATCCCACACTGCCGCTGTACGGGATCCCGTTCGCGGTCAAGGACAACATCGACGTGGCCGGCATGGTCACCACGGCGGGCTGCCCCGACTTCGGGTACGAGGCCGCCGAGGATGCTCCGGTGGTGCGCCGGCTCCTCGACGCCGGCGCGCTGCTGGTCGGCAAGACCAACCTCGACCAGTTCGCCACCGGCCTGACCGGTGCCCGCTCGCCGTACGGCAGTTGCCAGAGCGTGTTCGGCGGCGGCCTCATCTCCGGGGGTTCCAGCTCCGGCTCGGCGGTCGCGGTCGCCGCGGGCCAGGTCAGCTTCGCCCTGGGTACGGACACCGCGGGCTCCGGCCGGGTGCCGGCGGCGCTCAACGGGATTGTCGGCCTCAAGCCCACCCGGGGTCTGCTCAGCACGGCCGGCGTGGTGCCCGCCTGCCGCTCACTGGACTGCGTGTCGGTCTTCGCCCCCGACGTGGCCGGCGCCCTCGACGTGCTGCACGCCGCCCGTGCCGTCACCCCGGCCGACCCCTGGGGACGTCCGTTCCCGGCCGAGCGGGTCGTGCCCCGCCCGCCGGGGACACTCCGCCTCGGGGTGCCCCGGGCCGAAGACCTGGAGTTCTTCGGCGACACCGGTCAGGAAACCCGCTTCGCCGCGGGCGTGGAACGGCTGCGCACCTTCGTCGGGTCCTCCCGGTCGGTGCCGCTCGGTGCCTTCTTCGAGGCGGGCGACCTGCTCTACCGGGGGCCGTGGGTGGCCGAGCGGCTCGTCGCCCTGGGTGACTTCCTGGGCTCGCACCCCGAGTCGGTCCTCGCGGTGACCCGGGCCGTACTGGAGACCGGGCGGCGCTACGACGCGATCGACGCCTTCAGGGGTCAGCACCGCCTGCGCGAACTACGAGCGCAGGTCGACCAGCTCTGGCAGGACATCGACGTGCTTGTGGTCCCCACCGTCGGCACCACCTTCACCCTCGACGAGATCGCCGAGGACCCGATCGGGCGGAACGCCATGCTCGGCCGCTACACCCAGTTCGCGAACCTGCTCGACCTGGCCGCGGTGACCGTACCCAACGGGTTCACCAGCTCTGGGCGTCCGGCGAGCCTGACCCTGGTCGGCCCGGCGTTCAGCGACACCACCCTGGGCCGGCTGGCCGCCACCCTCACTGAAGGCGGTGCGCCGACCGGGGCGATCGAGGCCGACTCACCGCCGCCCCAGCGCTCGGCGGAACTGCTGATCGCCGTGGTCGGCCGGCACCTGACCGGTGAGTCCCGCAACGCCGAGTTGCTCGGGCACGGCGCGGTCCTCGCCGGCGCCGCCCGCACCGCGCCGCTCTACCGGCTGTACCGGATGGACACCCCCGATGGCGAGGGACTGCCGGGCCTGGTCCGGGCCGGCCCGGACGGGTCGGCGGGCCACCCGATCGAAGTGGAGCTGTGGCGGCTGCCCAGCACCGCGCTCGGCGGGCTGCTGGCCGGCGTGCCGGCCCCGCTCTCGCTCGGCTGGGTTCAGCTGCACGACGGTCGGGACGTGCTCGGTTTCCTCTGCGAAGCGTATGCGGCGGGCCCGCCGGCCGAGGACATCAGCGCCAGCGGCGGGTGGCGGGCGTACCGCCGTTCAGCGGCCCGACGCTGACACGGAAGCACCAGCGATCACGACAGGAGGCGAGAGGATGGGCAGCATCGGGCCGGTAACGGCCAACCCCTACCCGTGGCCCTACGACGGCGCGGCGGACACCGCGCGTACCGCACTGCTCTGCATCGACTGGCAGACCGACTTCTGCGGGCCGGGCGGCTACGTCGACGCGATGGGTTACGACATCGGCCTCACCCGGGCCGGCCTGCCGGCCACTGCCCGGCTGCTGGAGCACGCACGATCGCTCGGGATGCTTGTCGTACACACCCGGGAGGGACACGACCCGCAGCTGTCGGACCTGCCGGCGAACAAGCGGTGGCGTTCGGCGCGCATCGGCGCCGAGATCGGCGCCGCCGGCCCGGCCGGCCGGATTCTGGTCAGGGGCGAACCGGGCTGGGAGATCGTGCCCGAGGTGGCCCCGGTGGCCGGTGAGGTGATCATCGACAAGCCCGGCAAGGGCGCCTTCTACGCCACCAACCTCGACCTGGTCCTCCGCACCCGGGGCATCACCCACCTGATCCTCACCGGCATCACCACCGACGTCTGCGTGCACACCACCATGCGCGAGGCGAACGACCGGGGGTACGAGTGCCTGATCCTCTCCGACTGCACCGGCGCCACCGACAAGGCCAACCACGACGCCGCACTGCACATGGTCACCATGCAGGGGGGCGTCTTCGGCTGCGTCACCACCTCCGACGACGTCATCGCCGCCACGGCCAAGTGAGGTGCGCCCATGTTGACCATCGCCGCCGCGAGGCCCGGCCCCTACTCCTTCGACCTCTCGACCACCGCGCTGCTCGTCATCGACATGCAGCGCGACTTCCTGGAACCCGGCGGGTTCGGTGAGAGCCTGGGCAACGACGTCGGCCAGCTGCGCTCTACCATCGCGCCGCTCGCGGCACTGTTGGCCGCCGCCCGCGCCGTCGGAATGAGCATCCTGCACACCCGCGAGGGGCACCGGCCCGACCTGTCGGACTGCCCGCCGGCCAAGCTCAGCCGAGGCGAGCCGAGCAAACGGATCGGTGACCCCGGACCCAAGGGGCGCATCCTGGTCCGTGGCGAGTACGGCCACGACATCATCGACGAGCTGACGCCGCTGCCCGACGAGCCGGTCATCGACAAGCCCGGCAAGGGCGCCTTCCACGCCACCAACCTGGACGTCCTGCTCACCGAGCGGGGCATCCGCAGCCTTCTGGTCACCGGGGTCACCACCGAAGTGTGCGTGCACACCACAGTCCGGGAGGCCAACGATCGCGGGTACGAGTGCCTCGTGCTCGCCGACTGCGTCGGTTCCTACTTCCCCGAGTTCCACCGGGTCGGACTCGACATGATTGCCGCCCAGGGCGGCATCTTCGGCTGGGTCGCCGACTCGGCGCAGGTACGCGCCGCGCTGCCCACCATCCCGTTGCAGCCCTCCTCCTGACCGGGAGCAGCCATGACCTCGACCAAACCCACAGTCGTCCCGCTGCCGTACTGGGTCCGCGGCGACACCAACGCGTTCTTCGGTTTCGGCGTCAACGTCCTGGTCAACGTGCTCACCCTGACCGGGCTCTGCCTCGCCGTGGTGAACCTTCCCGAGGGGGAGGTGTTCGGCACCATCCTGCCGGCGCTCGGCATCGCCCTGGTCGCCGGGAACATCTACTACACCTACCTTGCCCGCCGGTTGGCTCGGCGGGAGAACCGCACCGACGTGACGGCCCTGCCGTACGGGCCGAGCGTGCCGCACATGTTCATCGTCATCTTCGTCATCATGCTCCCCATCTACCTGCGCACCCAGGATCCCGTGCGGGCCTGGGAGGCCGGGCTGGCGTGGGCCTTCATCATCGGCGTGATCGTGTTGATCGGCGCGTTCGTCGGGCCCTACATCCGCCGGTACGCGCCCCGGGCCGCGCTGCTCGGCACCCTCGCCGGAATCTCCATCACGTTCATCTCGATGAACCCGGCCGGGCAGATGTGGCGGATGGCCTGGGTCGCGCTGCCGGTCTTCGCGTTGCTGCTGATCGGCCTACTGACCGACGTGAAGCTGCCGTTCAACTTCCCGATCGGGCTCGCCGCGCTGCTGCTCGGCACCGCGATCGGCTGGGCCGGTGGGGCGATGTCGGTGCCGGACGTCACGGCCGCGGCCCGGGACATCGCCATCGCCGTCCCCTCGTTCAAGCTGGACCTGCTCTTCACCGGGCTGGCCGACATGGCGCCCCTGCTGGCGACTGCGATCCCGCTCGGCGTCTACAACTTCACCGAAGGCATGACGAACGTGGAGAGCGCGGCCACCGCGGGGGACAACTACAACCTGCGCAGCGTGCTGCTGGCCGACGGCGCGGGCGCGGTGATCGGGGCCGCGCTCGGCTCGCCGTTCCCACCGGCCGTCTATGTCGGGCACCCGGGTTGGAAGGCCGCCGGTGGACGCAGTGGCTATTCGATGGCGACCGGTGTGGTGATCGCGTTGCTCTGTTTCCTCGGCATGTTCGGGCTGCTCGGCGCGATCTTCCCGACCGCGGCGATCGTGCCGATCCTGCTCTACATCGGATTGCTGATCGGGGCGCAGGCGTTCCAGGCGACCCCCAGGGCGCACGCCGCGGCCGTGGTCGCCGCGCTGATCCCGAACATCGCGGCCTGGGCCACCGGGCAGATCGACAACACCCTGGCGGCGGCCGGTACCACCGCCGCGGCGGTCGGTGACGATGCGCTCAACGGCGCCGGGGTGATCTACGACGGGCTGCTGGTGCTGGGTCAGGGCGCGATCCTCGCCGGCCTGGTGCTCGGCGCGGTGGTGGTCTTCATCATCGACAAGCGGTTCGGTCGGGCCGCGATCTTCGCCGGCTCCGGCGCGCTGCTGTCGTTCATCGGGCTGATCCACGGCGAGCGGATCGAGTGGAACGCCAACGGTCAGGTGGCACTCGGCTACCTCTTCGTCGCGGTGATCTGTGTGGTCTTCGCGCTGGGCCGCCCCACGCCCCGCGAACCGGACCCGGAGGAGGTCGGACCAGATGGAGAGCCTCGCCGGGGGGTGTCACGGCTCCCGGCCGCGCCGGTGAGTTCCTGACCGAACGGACCGAAGGGACGTACCGCATGGAGATCGACCGGACGGACGTGGTCGCCGAGGTGGCGACGGCCTTCGCCGACTACGAGGGGGCGCTGGCCGACGGCGACGCTGACGGGATCTGCGGGTACTTCTGGGATTCCGAGCGGACCGTGCGGTTCGGCCTCGCCGACCATCAGTACGGGCTGGACGAGCAGCGCAAGTGGCGCGCCGTGCAGCCACCGCTGCCGCCCGGTCGCCGGCTGGTCGACCCGATCATCACCACGTTCGGCCCGGACCTGGCGGTCGTGACAACCCGATTCGGGTACGACGGCAGCGCCGCCACCGGTCGGCAGACCCAGACCTGGGTACGCCTGCCTGTCGGCTGGCGGATCGTCACCGCGCACGTGTCGATCTCTGCCGCACCCACCGCCTGACGGCGACGCGCCGCCCGGGACAGGACCCGAGCGGCGCGTCTCCGACCTGGCGGGCGGTGCTAGCTGCGCGTGCTCCACTGCTGGTTGGCGCCGCCGTGGCAGGCCCAGAGGTGAAGCTGCGTCCCGTTGGCCGTGCCGGAGGCGACGGCGTCCAGGCACAGCCCCGACTGGGCGCTGGTGATGGTGCCGTTGGAGTTCAGGTTCCACTGCTGGTTGGCTTGGCCGTTGCAGTCCCAGATGAGGACCGCGGTGCCGTTGCTGCTGCCCGCGCCGCTGGCGTCCAGACACTTGTTGCCGTAGACGGTCAGGGTGCGGTTGGTGGTGTGGGTCCAACGCTGGTTGGTGCCACCGTGACAGTCCCACAGCTGCGGCCGGGCGCCGTTGCTGGTGCTGGAGTTGGGAA belongs to Micromonospora ureilytica and includes:
- a CDS encoding HPP family protein, giving the protein MGRAGRSAHAFAGGALAVALAGLVALVTHQPWLFPSLGPAVMLHVEKPGSPESSPRNTFIGHGVALLAGYLFLVACGLADEPSSLQEGVTGMRIVAVAGSLAVTASVLVLLKASHAPAGATTLIVSLGLLRTPTQLLVAAGAVVLVTVVDWLYGRLSGRPMPLWAAPPPAPEGGRHGGPDRRPVG
- a CDS encoding glucose 1-dehydrogenase, which encodes MRHKPDHGEESYRGSGRLAGKRAIITGGDSGIGRAVAIAFAREGADVLISYLSEHEDAQQTAKLVQEAGRRAVLVGGDLRDVSQCQAVVDRAVADLGGIDILVNNAAYQMTHETIEEVTDEEWQHTFDVNITAMFRLVRAALPHLGEGASIINTASINSDQPRPTLLPYATTKGAIANFTAGLAQMLGERGIRVNSVAPGPIWTPLIPSTMPPEQVEQFGKNTPLGRPGQPKEVAPAYVLLASDEASYISGAIIPVTGGKPIL
- a CDS encoding VOC family protein, which codes for MATVWTLGCDAADPQRIAAFWALALGYVKETGFDEPDNASIVDPDGRGPAIAFLKVPEGKSAKNRMHVDIRVAGPGSADMAERALLIRQKVPDLVAAGATVVREEWYGDVLGHVVMLDPEGNEFCVA
- a CDS encoding molybdopterin oxidoreductase family protein — encoded protein: MVDRIADPWGERTPYGPGQQWPVRVDRYLADGRTDADVDRWVQSASVLHSNGDALDIGVADGRIVGVRGRAVDRINRGRVDPKDLYGWQANHSPDRLTRPLVRDGDRLVESDWDTAMGRIVARSRELLDGPGGWGHFGFYTTGQLFLEEYYTLGVIGKAGLGTPHMDGNTRLCTATAAAALKASFGTDGQPGSYTDVDHCDAIALWGHNVAETQTVLWMRMLDRRRGPNPPAMLAVDPRATPVAREADVHLAVRNGTNVALLNGLLREIVRRGWYDHDYVDAHTVGFDELCRIVDGYPPQRVAEICDVPAADVERAAELLGGSQRLLSTVLQGFYQSNQATAAACAVNNLHLVRGMIGRPGAGIYQMNGQPTAQNTRETGADGDLPGLRNWDNERHIEELARLWNVDVDTIPHWAPPTHAMQIFRYAEQGSIKLLWISATNPAVSLPELHRIRQILTRPELFVVVQDLFLTETAEFADVVLPAATWGEKTGTFTSVDRTVHISDKAVDPPGEARPDLDIFLDYARRMDFRDRDGQPLIDWSGPEEVFEAWKECSRGRPCDYSGITYDRLRGGSGIQWPCTEEHPDGTERLYTDGHFPTDPDYCETYGQDLATGAEFTEAEYRAKEPNGRAFLHTVDYQPSAEVPDEEHPLLLTTGRTVYQFHTRTKTGRAPQLNQAAPDVWVELNPADAARFGIVEGDLVGVSSARGAIQARARLCGIRPGVVFLPFHYGYFDQDPTDRSPRAANELTITAWDPVSKQPLFKVAAVAVTKLADGRGVPSPAPTVGGSAPPADADVPPTVGGPAAEATSGRE
- a CDS encoding GAF and ANTAR domain-containing protein, with product MTHSPTDPADAFAELGRIKLGETSLDDVLQRVAELAKRVLTVPVEVSVTLVRGGIGHTAAFTDELALDMDERQYAQGSGPCLAAATAGDILSVPDLTAEDRWPDWAERGRKAGVGSSLSVGMPIQEAVVGALNVYARTPHAFDDDTVAVLETFAAYAAVALANAQLYESTANLARQMQDAMASRAVIEQAKGIIMAERRCTATEAFNILAKVSQDSNRKLRDVAQALVDRAAGKAQR
- a CDS encoding GntR family transcriptional regulator, giving the protein MDDVAASTVDGELESVSLVDLAVSRLTREILSGKSDPGERLVEEQLTRRLGISRAPLREALRLLAQQGLVEHVPRRGVRVATLSDRDVRELYELRDVLERFSVRAGIPVGRESDLAGLRATLDQLREATRVGDRMAVAESHREFHVALVALAGNRQLSAVYGSILVKLQLYMAINLRREAELAQPLDGVHRHERLFEAVAGGDPEEVLTVLSGHGARSYLG